In a genomic window of Candidatus Tumulicola sp.:
- a CDS encoding VOC family protein: MSLYDHIDLRVKDLAKVRALYDVLLPAIGFSRLEEDGENVNYHLEAENRSQPFFGLMSDSQHRPNGTRIAFRAVSRDDVDRLADIARLAGARSLEGPEDYGGSPQYYAAFFEDVDGNKLEICFRE, translated from the coding sequence ATGAGCTTGTACGACCACATCGATCTACGTGTGAAAGACCTTGCGAAGGTGCGCGCGCTATACGATGTTTTGCTACCTGCGATAGGGTTCTCACGACTTGAGGAGGATGGCGAAAACGTCAATTACCATCTCGAAGCCGAAAATCGATCGCAGCCATTTTTCGGGTTGATGTCCGATTCGCAGCATCGGCCGAACGGCACACGAATCGCCTTTCGTGCGGTTAGCCGTGACGACGTGGACCGGCTTGCAGACATCGCTCGGCTCGCCGGCGCAAGATCGTTGGAAGGCCCCGAAGATTATGGCGGATCGCCGCAGTATTACGCTGCATTTTTCGAAGACGTCGACGGCAACAAGCTCGAGATCTGTTTCAGAGAGTAG
- the ligD gene encoding non-homologous end-joining DNA ligase: MKRFIIPRDAPNVVVTPVPGHRVQLTNLDKVYFPAAGFTKGDLLQYYADVAPLIVPYVADRAMVLKRYPGGIDQDFFYMKRTPKGAPEWLRRCPIEHGSGSVIDFPVIDDLAGLLWTINLGCIDLNEWYARCDDTDRPDYVHFDLDPVEGTPFATVREVALAVRDGLEGIGMKPVVKTTGSSGMHVYVAIVRGPLQKQVWAFAKAFAQALEKAHPDIATAEYKIANRPAGRVLVDYNQNRWGATLASVYSVRAKPLATVSTPVTWSEVEAGIELEDFRLDNVRERFDTVGDLWAPINAKRDRFDLAPFLETPAKPRKNKPQD, encoded by the coding sequence GTGAAGCGCTTCATCATTCCGCGCGATGCACCGAACGTCGTGGTCACCCCCGTCCCCGGCCACAGAGTCCAGCTTACCAACCTCGACAAGGTGTATTTTCCGGCCGCAGGGTTCACGAAGGGCGACCTGCTGCAGTACTACGCCGACGTCGCGCCGCTCATCGTGCCGTACGTGGCAGATCGCGCGATGGTGCTCAAGCGTTATCCGGGTGGAATCGATCAGGACTTCTTCTACATGAAGCGGACGCCCAAGGGAGCGCCGGAGTGGCTGCGGCGCTGTCCGATCGAGCACGGCTCCGGGAGCGTGATCGATTTTCCGGTCATCGACGACCTCGCCGGTCTGCTGTGGACGATCAATCTCGGCTGCATCGACTTAAACGAATGGTATGCGCGCTGCGACGACACCGATCGCCCCGACTACGTGCACTTCGATCTCGATCCGGTTGAAGGCACGCCGTTTGCGACGGTGCGTGAAGTGGCGTTGGCAGTGCGCGATGGCCTCGAAGGTATCGGGATGAAGCCGGTCGTGAAGACCACCGGCTCGTCCGGGATGCACGTCTACGTGGCGATCGTGCGCGGGCCGCTGCAAAAGCAAGTCTGGGCGTTTGCGAAAGCATTCGCGCAAGCTCTCGAAAAAGCGCATCCGGACATTGCAACCGCCGAGTACAAGATCGCGAATCGACCCGCCGGGCGCGTGCTGGTCGACTACAATCAGAATCGCTGGGGCGCGACGTTGGCGTCGGTGTACTCGGTGCGCGCGAAACCGCTCGCGACGGTTTCGACGCCGGTAACGTGGAGTGAAGTCGAAGCAGGCATCGAGCTCGAGGATTTCCGGCTCGACAACGTGCGCGAACGTTTCGACACCGTCGGCGATCTATGGGCGCCGATTAACGCAAAACGCGATCGGTTCGACCTCGCACCATTTCTCGAAACGCCCGCCAAACCGAGAAAAAACAAACCTCAGGACTGA
- a CDS encoding sucrase ferredoxin, with product MTASSAFRCSVAAELRGDPMIGTAPPQTRVLLVHQPGAWGPRGLTESRCDPEISQRIDAAAANAGMRLQAIRRPGKHEPGVPAGGYEVGIAETNIDTPRITWWRVDHLAQIAPELEAGWPRLTPDAIDTAPLYLVCAHGKHDACCALRGRPVAQALQRLRPGRVWETTHLGGDRFAANVLVLPTGELYGRVPEQLAPELTRIADAGEVLPALMRGRIGLTPVAQAALVFAYQQLGIAQRDALSVTSVHRIDDDHAQANVVTPLGDMTVTVETAVRAGAQLTCRGPENVRAREYRGVTIARA from the coding sequence ATGACCGCAAGTTCGGCCTTTCGCTGCTCGGTCGCAGCGGAGCTGCGCGGCGATCCGATGATCGGCACGGCGCCGCCACAAACGCGCGTGCTGCTCGTTCATCAACCCGGCGCGTGGGGGCCGCGTGGTTTGACGGAGAGCCGTTGCGATCCCGAAATTTCGCAGCGTATCGATGCAGCCGCTGCCAATGCCGGAATGCGCCTCCAAGCGATTCGCCGCCCCGGAAAACACGAGCCGGGCGTTCCCGCCGGCGGCTACGAGGTCGGCATCGCCGAAACGAACATCGATACGCCGCGCATCACCTGGTGGCGCGTCGACCATTTGGCGCAAATCGCTCCGGAGCTCGAGGCCGGGTGGCCGCGCCTCACACCGGACGCAATCGATACTGCGCCACTGTACCTGGTGTGCGCCCATGGAAAGCACGATGCATGCTGCGCGCTGCGCGGTAGGCCGGTCGCACAAGCACTGCAACGTCTTCGTCCCGGTCGCGTTTGGGAAACGACGCATCTCGGCGGCGATCGTTTTGCCGCCAACGTATTGGTATTGCCGACGGGAGAGTTGTACGGACGCGTACCCGAGCAGCTCGCGCCCGAACTTACGCGGATCGCAGACGCCGGAGAAGTTCTACCAGCGCTGATGCGAGGACGAATCGGACTCACACCGGTCGCGCAAGCGGCGCTCGTTTTCGCCTATCAACAGCTCGGCATCGCGCAACGGGACGCGCTGAGCGTGACATCCGTGCACCGGATCGACGACGATCACGCCCAAGCCAACGTCGTCACGCCGCTGGGTGACATGACGGTGACCGTAGAAACCGCGGTTCGTGCCGGCGCGCAGCTCACGTGTCGCGGGCCGGAAAATGTTCGCGCGCGCGAGTATCGCGGAGTAACGATCGCCAGAGCCTAG
- a CDS encoding alkene reductase has translation MNKLWESVEVGALTLRNRVAMAPMTRSRATAEGVPTALNATYYAQRASNGLIITEGTQPSDAGQGYVFTPGIYTKEQIAGWRFVTDAVHAAGGKVFIQIMHVGRISHPSNSPKGGDVVGPSAVRALGQMFTLTGMQDFAEPRPLEIGEIATTIDEFRHAAACAIEAGADGVEIHGANGYLVHQFLSENANRRTDAYGGSFENRVRFAVEVADAIASEIGAERTGIHISPGNPFNDIVEGDTTTLYRTLVPKLAVLNLAYLHVVHGGDENLLAWIRSAWSTSLLVNRPNRPRAEVAVDVDAELADVASIGRFALANPDLVERLQRDRPLNEADPATFFGGDARGYTDYPIYAG, from the coding sequence ATGAACAAGCTTTGGGAATCAGTCGAAGTTGGTGCGTTGACGCTTCGAAATCGCGTTGCGATGGCGCCGATGACCCGCTCCCGCGCAACGGCAGAGGGAGTTCCTACCGCTCTCAACGCGACGTATTACGCACAGCGCGCGTCGAACGGCCTCATCATCACCGAGGGCACGCAGCCTTCGGATGCCGGGCAAGGGTATGTGTTCACGCCAGGCATCTACACCAAAGAACAGATCGCGGGTTGGCGATTCGTCACCGATGCGGTGCATGCGGCGGGCGGCAAAGTGTTCATTCAGATCATGCACGTCGGGCGCATCTCGCATCCTTCGAACTCTCCAAAGGGTGGCGACGTGGTCGGGCCGTCGGCGGTGCGCGCCCTCGGACAAATGTTCACGCTGACCGGAATGCAAGATTTTGCCGAACCGCGCCCGCTGGAAATCGGCGAGATCGCGACGACGATCGATGAGTTTCGGCACGCCGCTGCCTGCGCGATCGAAGCGGGAGCCGACGGCGTCGAGATTCACGGCGCGAACGGCTATCTGGTCCATCAATTTCTTTCTGAAAACGCCAACCGTCGAACCGATGCTTACGGCGGTTCGTTCGAAAACCGCGTGCGATTTGCGGTGGAAGTCGCGGATGCCATAGCCTCCGAAATCGGGGCCGAACGTACCGGCATCCACATTTCGCCCGGCAATCCATTCAACGATATCGTCGAAGGCGACACGACGACGCTGTATAGGACGCTCGTTCCGAAACTAGCAGTATTGAATCTCGCCTACCTGCACGTGGTGCACGGCGGGGACGAAAATCTGCTGGCGTGGATTCGAAGTGCCTGGTCGACGAGCTTGTTGGTTAATCGTCCCAATCGGCCGCGTGCGGAAGTCGCCGTCGATGTCGATGCGGAGCTGGCCGACGTAGCGAGCATCGGACGATTTGCGCTGGCAAACCCAGACCTCGTCGAACGCTTACAGCGCGATCGCCCGCTAAACGAAGCGGATCCGGCGACCTTCTTCGGCGGCGACGCCCGCGGCTACACCGATTACCCAATCTACGCCGGTTAG
- a CDS encoding class I SAM-dependent methyltransferase has protein sequence MFEELSGSSFLHAWHARFAGGTARHYASGRVAGSDVSTYGLLVDDVAALSSGKTVVDIACGDGYLLQLISERFPQATLVGVDASSEEIRLALERVYPGDVRFEERPVEDLPFPTGSIDAVVCHMAFMLFDDARTVTKEIARVLRPGAMFAAIFGPARGTGPGIRGFGGKLHEIESNERLARLDVGDSATDTEETSRALFESDDWQSVELRNVALRFETAQEVREMLLSMYNIARLSQSGRAELEDYVRSALRDSFDPADWQLGLRHLVAERIQAEH, from the coding sequence ATGTTCGAAGAGTTGAGCGGCTCGAGCTTCTTGCACGCGTGGCACGCGCGTTTTGCCGGCGGTACGGCGAGGCACTATGCGTCCGGGCGCGTTGCGGGGAGCGATGTTTCTACCTATGGTCTGCTGGTAGACGATGTCGCGGCGCTCTCGAGCGGCAAAACAGTCGTCGATATCGCTTGCGGCGACGGGTATTTGCTCCAGTTGATCTCCGAGCGGTTTCCCCAAGCTACGCTCGTTGGCGTCGACGCCTCATCAGAAGAGATTCGCCTGGCTCTCGAACGCGTGTATCCGGGGGACGTGCGTTTCGAAGAGCGTCCGGTTGAAGATTTGCCATTTCCAACCGGCAGCATCGATGCCGTCGTCTGTCACATGGCGTTCATGTTATTCGACGACGCCCGCACCGTCACGAAGGAGATCGCGCGCGTTCTTCGCCCGGGGGCAATGTTTGCTGCGATTTTCGGACCGGCTCGAGGCACCGGTCCGGGCATACGCGGCTTTGGCGGAAAACTGCACGAAATCGAATCGAACGAACGGTTAGCGAGACTCGATGTGGGCGACTCGGCCACCGATACCGAGGAAACGTCCCGCGCCCTCTTCGAGAGCGACGACTGGCAATCGGTCGAATTACGCAATGTCGCCCTTCGCTTCGAAACGGCGCAGGAAGTTCGCGAGATGCTGCTCTCGATGTATAACATCGCCAGGCTTTCGCAATCGGGTAGGGCCGAACTCGAAGATTACGTGCGGTCGGCGCTACGCGATTCTTTCGATCCGGCGGACTGGCAACTGGGTTTGCGGCATCTCGTTGCAGAGCGCATCCAAGCCGAGCATTGA
- a CDS encoding NAD(P)-binding protein, translated as MPQRSVDVAIVGSGPCGLGAAWRIEALRSEGASTNYVVIDEKTSPGGSAASVTTPEGFTFDYGNHVLYPHEHYSNFTQLMDSLVPSWHESAPVRGVWIDDRIVPYPVQQNIHRLPLRTLLPSLAGLCAVCLRGIVSGKSPNKRPDRDLESYLRQSFGNGLTDLVLGPINRKMWAHEPRSIDNCWTGQRSGSGTPNVANAAIGPVLRSLITRRDNAGWTTASRIRYPARGGSGVIWKNLAQRLPAERIVNGRRVVAIDARAKVLVLDNRETIAYEHVISSMPLDSLLAMSTGINGSRELGPALRFSQAYFVGLGIEGAPPERLANVHSFHIPRPDIPCWRICVPSNFSPGNVPSAGYWSLLCEISDANTTPFELESAAGAIETKLVELGILQHRNHVVSRWQAAMWHGYPVPFLGRDRILHTIQTELGAFGVFSRGRFGGWKYEVSNQDHTFMQGVEAVDAILSGKLETTYAHPEWVNE; from the coding sequence GTGCCACAACGTTCGGTCGACGTAGCGATCGTTGGCTCGGGGCCGTGTGGGCTCGGAGCAGCTTGGCGTATCGAAGCATTGCGCTCCGAAGGCGCCTCGACGAACTACGTGGTGATCGACGAGAAGACGTCGCCCGGGGGCAGCGCTGCTTCGGTTACGACGCCCGAAGGCTTTACTTTCGATTACGGCAACCACGTGCTCTACCCGCACGAACATTACTCGAATTTCACCCAGCTAATGGACTCGCTCGTTCCGAGTTGGCACGAGTCCGCCCCGGTTCGCGGTGTGTGGATCGACGATCGCATCGTTCCGTATCCCGTTCAACAGAATATTCATCGCCTTCCGTTAAGAACGCTATTGCCGTCGCTGGCGGGCTTATGCGCGGTGTGCTTGCGCGGCATCGTCTCGGGCAAGTCGCCGAACAAACGGCCCGACCGCGATCTCGAAAGCTATTTGCGCCAATCCTTCGGTAACGGCCTTACCGACCTCGTGCTCGGCCCCATTAACCGCAAGATGTGGGCGCACGAACCGCGTTCGATCGACAACTGCTGGACGGGCCAACGCAGCGGCTCGGGTACTCCCAACGTCGCCAACGCCGCCATCGGGCCGGTTCTTCGCAGTTTGATAACGCGGCGCGACAACGCCGGTTGGACAACGGCCTCGCGCATTCGCTATCCGGCGCGCGGCGGCTCCGGCGTTATCTGGAAAAACCTCGCCCAGCGTTTGCCCGCCGAGCGAATCGTCAATGGCCGCCGCGTCGTAGCAATCGACGCGCGGGCGAAAGTCCTCGTCCTCGACAACCGTGAAACGATCGCGTACGAGCACGTTATCTCGAGCATGCCGCTCGACTCGCTTTTGGCTATGTCTACGGGCATAAACGGGTCGCGCGAACTCGGTCCCGCGCTCCGGTTCTCCCAAGCATACTTCGTCGGCTTGGGAATCGAGGGAGCGCCGCCGGAACGGCTCGCGAACGTGCACTCCTTCCACATTCCCCGGCCCGACATTCCATGCTGGAGAATTTGCGTACCGAGTAACTTTTCTCCAGGCAACGTTCCGTCGGCGGGTTATTGGTCGTTACTGTGCGAGATTAGCGATGCGAACACGACGCCGTTCGAACTCGAGTCGGCGGCGGGTGCGATCGAGACGAAGCTCGTCGAGTTAGGGATCCTGCAGCATCGTAATCACGTCGTTTCGCGTTGGCAGGCGGCGATGTGGCACGGCTATCCGGTGCCATTTCTCGGTCGCGATCGTATTCTGCATACGATTCAAACCGAACTTGGCGCGTTCGGCGTGTTCAGCCGCGGCCGCTTCGGCGGCTGGAAGTACGAAGTATCCAATCAAGACCATACGTTCATGCAAGGCGTCGAAGCCGTCGACGCGATCCTTAGCGGCAAGCTGGAAACGACATACGCGCATCCTGAATGGGTAAACGAATGA
- a CDS encoding cupin domain-containing protein → MSRDGDLLSPSRFTRGGGAGAEIGDQVADDKVLTEFVSGATLVLQGVHRTWAPVRTFAEGLSAQLGHPVQVNAYVTPPQNTGFAPHYDVHDVFVLQFAGRKRWLVHEPVLPAPLRDQTWQQRKSAVDARASETPLIDCVLERGDVLYLPRGYIHSAMSLDDISGHLTIGVHPVTRRMLADQILSELSDDVALRRSLPIGVDLSDEDAIEADLAATVAALHAAIDRFDRTAIARALGRYLAASTRPVAIRPFEQIAASGKLTPSDRVRLRPGLRLTLQVDSEHVAVILPDREIRFPASQAQAVRLATSGRDISAEKLPSTDSNDGLALLSQLLRDGVVVPA, encoded by the coding sequence ATGAGCCGGGACGGCGACTTGTTGTCGCCGTCCCGTTTCACACGCGGCGGTGGTGCCGGCGCGGAGATCGGCGACCAGGTCGCCGACGATAAAGTTCTCACGGAATTCGTTTCGGGCGCGACGCTCGTCTTGCAGGGCGTGCACCGCACGTGGGCTCCGGTCCGAACGTTTGCCGAAGGACTCTCGGCGCAGCTCGGTCATCCCGTGCAAGTCAACGCCTACGTAACGCCGCCCCAAAACACCGGCTTCGCGCCGCACTACGACGTGCACGACGTTTTCGTTCTGCAGTTCGCAGGCCGCAAGCGATGGTTGGTGCACGAACCGGTGTTGCCGGCGCCGCTTCGAGATCAAACTTGGCAGCAACGCAAATCGGCCGTCGATGCACGCGCATCTGAAACACCGCTGATCGATTGCGTGCTCGAACGCGGCGACGTGCTCTATCTGCCGCGCGGCTACATTCACTCGGCGATGTCCCTCGACGATATCTCAGGCCATCTTACGATCGGCGTACACCCGGTTACCCGCCGGATGCTTGCGGACCAGATCCTGAGCGAACTTTCAGACGATGTCGCGTTGCGTCGCTCGTTACCGATCGGAGTCGACCTGTCGGATGAAGACGCGATCGAAGCCGATCTTGCGGCGACGGTCGCAGCGCTGCACGCTGCCATCGACCGCTTCGATCGAACGGCGATCGCACGCGCGCTGGGGCGCTATCTCGCCGCGTCGACGCGTCCCGTTGCAATTCGGCCGTTCGAACAGATCGCCGCATCGGGGAAACTGACCCCGAGCGATCGCGTGCGCTTGCGTCCGGGTTTGCGTCTTACACTGCAGGTCGACAGCGAGCATGTCGCGGTGATATTGCCCGATCGAGAAATCCGATTCCCGGCGAGTCAGGCGCAAGCCGTACGCCTCGCCACTTCTGGGCGCGACATCTCTGCCGAAAAACTTCCCAGCACCGACTCGAACGACGGATTGGCTCTCCTTTCGCAATTGTTGCGCGATGGCGTGGTCGTCCCGGCATGA
- a CDS encoding HipA domain-containing protein, which yields MSNQSIAVYADWSPGIDPMALGTLEAHSGKSGEIFSFEFSEAALNDAHLLRQHLDPDLDLFEGPQYPRDRRVQFGIFSDSSPDRWGRRLIDRNFARRRRTGELPPRARPAESDYLLGVHDEFRSGALRYKLDGKGEFLADDMPSAAPPLVRLRELEAASRALEGGADQDPQLDAQLMLLLAPGASLGGARPKATVSDPDGNLWIAKFPSQNDRYDTGAWEYVVHQLAHRSGIRVSEAQVRRFSNNGHTFLVRRFDREGVRTRIHYASAMTLTGHVDGDDASYLEIADVIASQGAEAKVDLMELWTRIAFNVLISNTDDHLRNHGFLLTSDGWRLAPAFDMNPNPLGTGLALDIDESDNALNLDLVRSVADYFRVSDAESILDNVHSAISTWRDVARRLELSRAEQDNLAAAFRN from the coding sequence ATGAGCAACCAGAGCATCGCCGTCTACGCCGACTGGTCGCCGGGAATTGATCCGATGGCGCTCGGCACGCTCGAAGCCCATAGCGGCAAGAGTGGAGAAATATTCTCCTTCGAGTTCTCGGAGGCGGCTCTGAATGACGCTCACCTTTTGAGGCAACATCTGGATCCGGATCTAGATCTGTTCGAAGGACCACAATACCCGCGAGACAGGCGAGTGCAATTTGGCATCTTTTCTGACTCAAGCCCCGATCGTTGGGGTCGGCGCTTAATAGATCGAAATTTTGCGCGACGGCGTCGAACCGGCGAATTGCCCCCGCGCGCGCGTCCTGCCGAATCCGATTATCTCCTCGGGGTGCACGATGAATTTAGATCGGGAGCACTACGATACAAACTCGACGGTAAGGGAGAATTCTTAGCAGACGATATGCCCAGTGCGGCTCCGCCGCTGGTGCGGCTTCGCGAGCTCGAAGCGGCAAGCCGAGCGCTCGAAGGAGGCGCCGACCAAGACCCGCAGCTTGACGCGCAACTGATGTTGTTACTCGCTCCCGGCGCATCGTTGGGCGGCGCTCGTCCGAAGGCAACCGTCAGCGACCCCGACGGAAATCTCTGGATAGCGAAGTTCCCAAGCCAAAACGATCGCTACGATACGGGAGCGTGGGAATACGTGGTTCATCAGCTCGCCCATCGCAGTGGTATTCGTGTTTCGGAAGCGCAAGTTCGCCGCTTCAGTAATAATGGCCATACGTTTCTGGTCCGACGCTTCGATCGCGAGGGCGTCCGCACGCGCATCCACTATGCGTCAGCCATGACGCTCACTGGGCATGTCGATGGCGATGATGCGAGCTATCTAGAGATCGCCGACGTCATTGCCTCGCAAGGTGCCGAGGCAAAGGTGGATCTGATGGAACTCTGGACGCGCATAGCCTTCAATGTTCTCATTTCAAATACCGACGATCATCTCCGAAACCACGGCTTTCTTCTGACTTCGGATGGATGGCGTTTAGCGCCGGCGTTTGATATGAATCCCAATCCCTTAGGAACCGGGCTAGCACTTGATATCGACGAAAGTGACAACGCCCTCAATCTGGATTTGGTGCGCTCAGTGGCCGACTATTTTCGTGTGAGCGACGCCGAATCAATCCTGGACAATGTGCACTCGGCCATATCGACTTGGCGCGACGTCGCTCGACGTCTAGAGCTATCCCGTGCGGAGCAGGACAACCTGGCAGCTGCTTTTCGAAATTGA
- a CDS encoding exodeoxyribonuclease III: MFRIITANLNGIRAAARKGFFGWMDRQQPDIVCVQETKAQEHQLPPEATDIPGFHNAFVDAQKKGYSGVAIYSKREPERIVRGLGIDEYDAEGRFVRMDFADGLSVASLYVPSGTSGPARQVVKEAFLDRFIGQLVQMKNEGRRFVVCGDYNIAHRDIDVFDPKSCARTTGFLPQERSWFDDVIERVGWVDAFRVVNHEPRQFSWWSNFPAAWDRNLGWRIDYQLVTPNLAPVVRAASIYKDERFSDHSPVTIDYEL, translated from the coding sequence GTGTTTCGTATCATTACCGCTAATCTCAACGGCATCCGGGCCGCTGCCCGTAAGGGGTTCTTCGGCTGGATGGATCGCCAGCAGCCGGATATCGTGTGCGTGCAAGAAACGAAGGCGCAAGAACATCAACTCCCTCCGGAGGCGACCGATATACCCGGGTTCCACAACGCTTTCGTCGACGCCCAGAAAAAAGGCTACAGCGGCGTCGCTATCTACTCCAAACGCGAGCCGGAGCGGATCGTTCGCGGCCTCGGGATTGACGAATACGACGCCGAGGGGCGGTTCGTTCGGATGGACTTCGCCGATGGGCTCTCGGTCGCTTCGCTGTATGTCCCCTCGGGCACCAGTGGGCCGGCGCGCCAAGTCGTCAAGGAAGCGTTTCTCGATCGCTTCATTGGGCAGCTCGTGCAGATGAAAAACGAAGGCCGTCGCTTCGTCGTGTGCGGCGACTACAACATCGCGCATCGCGACATCGACGTGTTCGATCCCAAGTCGTGTGCCCGCACGACCGGATTCTTACCGCAGGAACGCTCGTGGTTCGATGACGTGATCGAGCGCGTCGGCTGGGTCGACGCATTCCGCGTCGTGAATCACGAACCGCGGCAGTTTTCGTGGTGGTCGAACTTTCCGGCGGCGTGGGACCGTAATCTCGGTTGGCGCATTGACTATCAATTGGTTACGCCGAACCTTGCACCGGTCGTGCGCGCGGCATCGATCTACAAAGACGAGCGGTTCTCCGACCACTCGCCCGTTACGATCGACTACGAACTCTAG
- a CDS encoding FAD-dependent oxidoreductase, whose amino-acid sequence MITPAMLTNVPLFASARDGALGPIVARSADIHVNAGEWVVLEGEAAAFFVVLEGLCEIVKTTAGSEQIVERAEPGDFFGETSLLLGSGSLAGLRAVEASRLMRLEALDFHELLVHCPDANRQILATMARHVSGLQQAAIVTPMLSVTVIGRRSDPACYDLRDFLSRNQIGLRWIEPTNSVAIAAANVPPELLENGIYPSVVFADRSFMSAPKYPELAKRLGLQIAPRETTYDVTIVGAGPAGLAAAVYGASEGLSTVLVECRAPGGQAGSSSRIENYLGFPAGVSGDDLASRAFHQAKRFGAEVIVTRQATDIVPRDANTETHAIVLDCGSRVQTKAIVIATGVAWRTLDVPGAKALLGRGVYYGASRAEALSARGKDVVLIGGGNSAGQAAMLFSGYAASVTILVRGQKLASSMSQYLIDQLAKKSNVFIEYGAECISVAGTDDIESIDVAYKDGALKTFTADALFIFIGAKAETSWLPDALICDAQGFICTGRDVVDLQLSDSMRARDPYLLETSIPGIFAAGDVRHGSMKRVASSVGEGSMAIALVHQFVSEN is encoded by the coding sequence GTGATTACTCCGGCTATGCTCACCAACGTACCGCTCTTTGCGTCGGCACGCGACGGGGCGTTGGGACCGATCGTTGCGCGCAGCGCCGACATCCACGTCAATGCCGGCGAATGGGTCGTGCTGGAGGGCGAGGCCGCAGCCTTTTTCGTCGTCCTCGAGGGCCTCTGCGAGATAGTAAAAACGACCGCGGGATCCGAACAGATCGTCGAGCGCGCCGAACCTGGCGATTTCTTCGGCGAAACGTCGCTCTTGCTCGGATCCGGTTCACTCGCGGGACTACGTGCCGTCGAAGCATCCCGGCTGATGCGCCTCGAAGCGTTAGACTTCCACGAGTTGCTCGTCCACTGCCCGGACGCGAACCGCCAGATTCTGGCGACGATGGCGCGTCACGTTTCCGGATTGCAACAGGCCGCGATCGTGACGCCCATGCTCAGCGTGACCGTAATCGGCCGGCGCAGCGACCCCGCATGTTACGATCTTCGCGACTTTCTCTCGCGCAATCAAATCGGTTTGCGTTGGATCGAACCTACCAACAGCGTCGCCATCGCAGCCGCAAACGTGCCGCCGGAGCTATTGGAAAACGGCATCTACCCGTCGGTGGTATTTGCGGATCGTTCGTTTATGTCGGCACCGAAATATCCCGAACTGGCGAAACGCCTCGGATTACAGATCGCGCCGCGCGAAACCACCTACGATGTCACGATCGTCGGCGCCGGTCCGGCGGGCTTGGCCGCCGCAGTATACGGCGCTTCGGAGGGGTTGAGCACCGTGTTGGTTGAGTGTCGTGCGCCCGGAGGCCAAGCCGGATCGTCGTCGCGCATCGAAAATTATCTCGGCTTTCCGGCAGGCGTCTCGGGCGACGACCTCGCGTCGCGAGCGTTCCATCAAGCCAAACGATTTGGTGCCGAGGTTATCGTTACACGGCAAGCGACCGATATCGTGCCGCGCGACGCGAACACGGAAACGCACGCAATCGTCCTGGATTGCGGGAGTCGCGTGCAAACGAAGGCGATCGTCATTGCTACCGGGGTGGCGTGGCGTACTCTCGACGTTCCCGGAGCTAAAGCACTACTCGGGCGTGGCGTCTATTACGGAGCCTCTCGCGCCGAAGCGTTGTCTGCCCGCGGTAAGGATGTGGTTCTGATCGGCGGTGGCAATTCGGCCGGCCAGGCCGCGATGCTGTTCTCCGGCTACGCAGCCAGCGTCACGATCCTCGTGCGCGGCCAGAAACTCGCCTCGAGCATGTCACAATATCTCATAGACCAGCTTGCGAAGAAGAGTAACGTTTTTATCGAATACGGCGCCGAATGTATTAGCGTTGCAGGCACGGACGACATCGAATCGATCGACGTCGCATATAAAGACGGCGCGCTAAAAACGTTTACCGCCGATGCGCTCTTCATCTTCATCGGTGCGAAGGCCGAAACGTCGTGGCTTCCGGACGCCTTGATATGCGACGCTCAGGGTTTTATCTGCACCGGACGCGATGTAGTGGACCTGCAGCTTTCCGATTCGATGCGTGCGCGCGATCCATATTTGCTCGAGACGAGCATTCCGGGAATCTTTGCGGCGGGCGACGTCCGTCATGGCTCCATGAAGCGCGTTGCGTCGAGCGTCGGAGAAGGGAGCATGGCGATCGCGCTCGTCCACCAATTCGTTAGCGAGAATTAA